Genomic window (Actinomycetota bacterium):
TCCTCCTCTCCTCCTGCGCGCGCGCTCCCGCTCCCGGGCCCCCTCCCGACGACTGGCCAACGCCGCCGCCGGACGCGACGCGGGCGCGGGTCCTGCACGTTACCGACGGCGACACGGTCGTGCTGTCCGGGCTCTCGGTGGGGCGTGTCCACCGGCGGACGGGGGGTCGCAGCGTCCGGCTCATCGGGGTCGACACCCCGGAGCGGGACGACTGCTACGGACTGAGAGCGACGGGGTTCACGGGGGCGAGGCTGTCCGGACGCCGGGTGAGGGTGGGGTTCGACGTCCAGCCCACGGACCGCTACGGCCGCGCGCTCGTCTACCTATGGACCGAGGACGGTCGGCTGTTCAACGCCGACCTCGTCGCCGAGGGGTACGCCGTCCCGCTCACGATCCCG
Coding sequences:
- a CDS encoding thermonuclease family protein; the protein is MSLRALVLVLLLSSCARAPAPGPPPDDWPTPPPDATRARVLHVTDGDTVVLSGLSVGRVHRRTGGRSVRLIGVDTPERDDCYGLRATGFTGARLSGRRVRVGFDVQPTDRYGRALVYLWTEDGRLFNADLVAEGYAVPLTIPPNVAHADLFARLSREARGADRGLWRACGNG